GCCGCCCACGACGGCCACATGCTCGTGCTGGACATGTTCCCCTATCCCTCCGGGGCGGGTCTGCACGTCGGCCACCCCCTGGGCTACATCGCCACCGACGTCTATTCTCGCTTCCAGCGGATGCTCGGCAAGAACGTCCTGCACTGCCTGGGCTACGACGCGTTCGGCCTGCCCGCGGAGCAGTTCGCCGTGCAGACCGGACAGCACCCGCGCACGACCACCGAGGACAACATGGTGGTGATGAAGCGCCAGCTGCGCCGTCTGGGGCTGGGCCACGACGACCGGCGCGCCTTCGCCACGATCGACCCGGACTACTACAAGTGGACGCAGTGGATCTTCCTGCAGATCCACAACGCCTGGTACGACCCGGACGCGGTGCGCCCGGACGGTGGCACCGGCCGTGCCCGGCCGATCGACGAGCTGGTCGAGTCCTTCGCCTCCGGTGAGCGACCCCTGCCGAAGGGGGAGACCCGCGCCTGGGCGCAGCTGTCCGGCCAGGAGCGGGCGGACATCCTCGACGACTACCGCCTGGCCTACACCAGCCACGCCCCGGTGAACTGGGCGCCGGGTCTGGGCACGGTGCTGGCCAACGAGGAGGTCACCGCCGACGGGCGCTCCGAGCGCGGCAACTACCCGGTCTTCAAGGCCGATCTGCGTCAGTGGATGATGCGGATCACCTCGTACGCGGACCGCCTCGCCGACGACCTGGACCGGGTCGACTGGCCGGAGAAGGTCAAGGCCATGCAGCGCAACTGGATCGGCCGCAGCGAGGGCGCTTCGGTGACGTTCCCGGTCGAGAGCGCACCGACCGGCACGGCCGGCGCCGGCCACGGTATCGAGGTCTTCACCACGCGCCCGGACACCCTCTTCGGCGCGACCTTCATGGTGCTCGCCCCGGAGCACCCGATGGTGGACTCCCTCGTGCCCGAGGGCGGCTGGCCCGAGGGGACGAAGGACGCGTGGACCGGTGGCGCGGACACCCCCTTCGCCGCGGTCAGTGCCTACCGGGAGGCCGCCGGTCGCAAGACCGAGGTCGAGCGCCAGATGGAGTCGAAGGACAAGACCGGTGTCTTCACCGGCGGCTGGGCGACCAACCCGGCCACCGGCCAGGAGGTCCCGGTCTTCATCGCCGACTACGTCCTCATGGGCTACGGCACCGGCGCCATCATGGCCGTCCCCGCCCACGACGAGCGCGACTTCGCCTACGCGAACGCCTTCGACCTGCCGATCCGCCACGTCATCGCCCCCCGCCAGGGCAAGGTCGACGAGTCCGCCCCCTTCGTCGCCGACGGGGTCGCGGTCGACTCCGGCAACGACGAGATCAGTCTCGACGGGCTCGGGGTGGCCGAGGCCAAGCAGCGGATCACCGCCTGGCTCCACGAGCGGGGTCTGGGCGAGGGCACGGTCAACTACAAGCTGCGCGACTGGCTCTTCTCCCGCCAGCGCTACTGGGGTGAGCCCTTCCCGATCGTCTTCGACGAGGACGGCGTCGCACACGCGCTGCCCGAGTCGATGCTGCCGGTCGAGCTGCCCGAGGTGGAGCACTACAGCCCGCGCACGTTCGAGCCGGACGACGCGAGCAGCGTGCCCGAACCGCCGCTGGGCCGCGCCACGGAGTGGGTCGAGGTCGAGCTGGACCTCGGCGACGGGGTCAAGAAGTACCGCCGCGAGACCAACACCATGCCCAACTGGGCCGGCTCGTGCTGGTACTACCTGCGCTACCTCGACCCGGCGAACGACCAGGCCCTCGTCGACCCGGACAACGAGGCCTACTGGGTCGGTCCGCGGCCCGAGGCCGTGGCCGGCGCCCCGGCCGGCACCCGCGACCCGGGTGGCGTCGACCTGTACATCGGTGGCGTCGAGCACGCCGTGCTGCACCTGCTGTACGCGCGCTTCTGGCACAAGGTGCTCTACGACCTCGGTCACGTCACGAGCGAGGAACCCTTCCGCAAGTACTTCTCGCAGGGCTACATCCAGGCGCACGCCTATCGCGATGACCGCGGCCAGCCGGTGCCCGCCTCCGAGGTGGAGGAGCACGCGGGCACGGACGGCGAGACGGCCTTCACCTGGCAGGGCCGGCCGGTCACCCAGGAGTACGGCAAGATCGGCAAGTCGCTGAAGAACGCCGTCAGCCCGGACGAGATGTACGAGCAGTTCGGCGCCGACACCTTCCGCGTCTACGAGATGT
The DNA window shown above is from Janibacter sp. A1S7 and carries:
- the leuS gene encoding leucine--tRNA ligase; the protein is MSETPYRYTAEMAGRIEIDWQDRWEEQGTFRAPNPAGPWAEPERAAAHDGHMLVLDMFPYPSGAGLHVGHPLGYIATDVYSRFQRMLGKNVLHCLGYDAFGLPAEQFAVQTGQHPRTTTEDNMVVMKRQLRRLGLGHDDRRAFATIDPDYYKWTQWIFLQIHNAWYDPDAVRPDGGTGRARPIDELVESFASGERPLPKGETRAWAQLSGQERADILDDYRLAYTSHAPVNWAPGLGTVLANEEVTADGRSERGNYPVFKADLRQWMMRITSYADRLADDLDRVDWPEKVKAMQRNWIGRSEGASVTFPVESAPTGTAGAGHGIEVFTTRPDTLFGATFMVLAPEHPMVDSLVPEGGWPEGTKDAWTGGADTPFAAVSAYREAAGRKTEVERQMESKDKTGVFTGGWATNPATGQEVPVFIADYVLMGYGTGAIMAVPAHDERDFAYANAFDLPIRHVIAPRQGKVDESAPFVADGVAVDSGNDEISLDGLGVAEAKQRITAWLHERGLGEGTVNYKLRDWLFSRQRYWGEPFPIVFDEDGVAHALPESMLPVELPEVEHYSPRTFEPDDASSVPEPPLGRATEWVEVELDLGDGVKKYRRETNTMPNWAGSCWYYLRYLDPANDQALVDPDNEAYWVGPRPEAVAGAPAGTRDPGGVDLYIGGVEHAVLHLLYARFWHKVLYDLGHVTSEEPFRKYFSQGYIQAHAYRDDRGQPVPASEVEEHAGTDGETAFTWQGRPVTQEYGKIGKSLKNAVSPDEMYEQFGADTFRVYEMSLGPLEQSKPWETRAVVGSQRFLQRLWRNVVDEESGEVHVTDDALDADTERLLHRVIAAVREDYDALGFNTAIARLIELNNALTKLDSVPRAGIEPLVLMVAPVAPHLAEELWSRLGHEESLAFAPFPVADESKMVESSVTCVIQIKGKVRDRVEVSADISETDLEELALGREKVKAVTEAGVRKVIVRAPKLVNIVPA